A part of Aegilops tauschii subsp. strangulata cultivar AL8/78 chromosome 2, Aet v6.0, whole genome shotgun sequence genomic DNA contains:
- the LOC109735578 gene encoding nuclear poly(A) polymerase 4-like, whose translation MASPIFLVGPTPADHESTAQLEKHLREAGLHESAEETAAREDVLRDLQGIVDRWVKRLTTQREYPDGMAEHATALLLPFGSYRLGVHGRGADIDALVVGPAYVDRHHDFFDVLGGVLAETEAVTELQLVPGAYVPVIKMRFRGVQVDLLYASVCLPAVPSDLDLRGRSVLCGLDMATVRSLNGVRVADEILRLVPDAGAFRTTLRCVKHWAKARGIYSNAMGFVGGVGWAILVARVCQLYPNAAPSMLVPRFFRIFSQWKWPNPVMLREIEHDDDGGEMPLGLPVWDPRRNPSDGSHLMPVITPAYPCMNSCYNVSRATLRTMTAEFEAAHKVCQEIAVAGAWDALFRPFNFFKAYKSYLRVDVKVAGGEEDLREWKGWVESRLRQLVVRVEMATAGMLLCHPHPHAYAAKPHDDDRRRVSSFFVGLSKPAPSPQQPQQPPQFDLRLTTQEFKDEVYTYAFWRPGMELDVSHTRRKDLQPYVLEQILPADRLKRKRSDDGSGNSESSPSPSSRASKRAAAAGRIGSSPESET comes from the coding sequence GAGGAGACGGCTGCCCGCGAGGATGTGTTGCGCGACCTCCAGGGCATCGTCGACCGCTGGGTGAAGCGGCTCACGACTCAGCGAGAGTACCCCGACGGCATGGCCGAGCATGCGACCGCCCTGCTCCTCCCCTTCGGCTCGTACCGCCTCGGCGTCCATGGCCGCGGCGCTGACATCGACGCCCTCGTCGTCGGGCCCGCCTACGTTGACCGCCACCACGACTTCTTCGACGTGCTTGGCGGCGTGCTGGCCGAGACCGAGGCGGTGACGGAGCTGCAGCTGGTTCCCGGCGCGTACGTGCCGGTCATCAAGATGAGGTTCCGCGGCGTGCAGGTGGACCTCCTCTACGCCAGCGTCTGCCTCCCGGCGGTGCCCAGCGACCTGGACCTGCGCGGCCGCTCCGTGCTCTGCGGCCTGGACATGGCCACCGTCCGCAGCCTCAATGGCGTCCGCGTCGCCGACGAGATCCTGCGGCTGGTCCCGGACGCCGGCGCCTTCCGCACGACGCTGCGATGCGTGAAGCATTGGGCCAAGGCGAGGGGCATCTACTCCAACGCCATGGGCTTCGTCGGCGGCGTGGGGTGGGCCATCCTCGTGGCGCGCGTGTGCCAGCTCTACCCCAACGCCGCGCCCAGCATGCTCGTGCCGCGCTTCTTCCGGATCTTCTCGCAGTGGAAGTGGCCCAACCCGGTGATGCTGCGGGAGATCGAgcacgacgacgacggcggcgagaTGCCGCTTGGGCTCCCCGTCTGGGACCCGCGGAGGAACCCCAGCGACGGGAGCCACCTCATGCCCGTCATCACGCCGGCATACCCCTGCATGAACTCGTGCTACAACGTCTCCCGCGCCACCCTGCGAACCATGACAGCGGAGTTCGAGGCGGCGCACAAGGTTTGCCAGGAGATCGCCGTGGCCGGCGCGTGGGACGCGCTGTTCAGACCGTTCAATTTCTTCAAGGCGTACAAGAGCTACCTGCGGGTGGACGTGAAGGtggccggcggggaggaggatcTCCGGGAGTGGAAGGGGTGGGTGGAGTCGCGGCTGAGGCAGCTGGTGGTCAGGGTCGAGATGGCCACGGCCGGCATGCTGCTCTGCCATCCGCACCCGCACGCCTACGCCGCCAAGCCCCATGATGATGATCGGCGGCGCGTGTCCTCCTTCTTCGTGGGCCTGTCCAAGCCGGCACCGTCGCCACAGCAACCGCAGCAGCCGCCGCAGTTCGACCTTCGCCTGACGACGCAGGAGTTCAAGGACGAGGTGTACACGTACGCGTTCTGGAGGCCTGGCATGGAGCTGGACGTCTCGCACACCCGAAGGAAGGACCTGCAGCCCTATGTGCTGGAGCAGATTCTCCCCGCTGATCGTCTCAAGAGGAAGCGCTCCGACGATGGTTCCGGCAACTCCGAGTCGAGCCCGAGCCCGAGCAGCAGGGCCAGCAAGAGGGCGGCGGCAGCAGGCAGAATCGGGTCTTCACCAGAGAGCGAGACTTGA
- the LOC109735572 gene encoding putative F-box/FBD/LRR-repeat protein At3g49030 — translation MATAHSIQSVPTLSRPPPPASAAPTPPPFSTPNRLLEPSSMGHRDREIGSKRAKLPAADGASEDRLSALPDDVLIGILLKLRRTAYAARTSVLSRRWRRLWALLPNLNFTGDADHHRILPALAAHQAPVLQGLSAFVDDISAESVATWLPIAARRLSGGILLYNAVPQNQARERGVFELPRFENTTSIVFDLGFLGLAVPHSSVFARLVSLWLFGVHLHGPCELGDALSSPRCPSLRELKIRDAWGLGNFTIHSESLLQMELNNLYGLQQLTVDAKNKGHHQYLMEDMTRLPNITLLTLDVMTKGHSFAASLFHILRMCTGVRKLALVFLGKPSNLEAQVTCPSGCICDQPLNWKSEELILNCLQEIEINGFGGTEHEVALVKLLFNWAAVLKKMTIAFHYSIPKRKAEELGHMLLGFSSPEILMDFLHIKYSREGACSTRLQLSRSFQFLEASGVENPNAGM, via the exons ATGGCGACGGCGCATTCGATCCAATCCGTTCCCACACTTTCCCGGCCCCCGCCACCGGCGTCCGCAGCTCCGACCCCGCCCCCTTTCAGTACTCCAAATCGCTTGCTCGAACCCTCCTCCATGGGGCACCGCGATAGGGAGATCGGCTCCAAGCGAGCGAAGCTCCCGGCCGCCGACGGCGCAAGCGAGGACCGCCTCAGCGCGCTACCCGACGACGTTCTTATCGGCATCCTCCTCAAGCTCCGCCGCACCGCCTACGCCGCTCGGACCAGCGTCCTGTCCCGCCGCTGGCGCCGCCTCTGGGCCCTCCTCCCGAATCTCAACTTCACCGGCGACGCCGACCACCACCGCATACTCCCCGCTCTCGCCGCCCATCAAGCGCCGGTGCTCCAGGGCCTAAGCGCCTTCGTTGACGACATCTCTGCCGAATCCGTGGCGACCTGGCTCCCCATAGCCGCGCGCCGCCTCTCCGGCGGTATACTGCTTTACAACGCTGTACCGCAGAACCAGGCCAGGGAAAGAGGCGTCTTTGAGCTGCCACGCTTCGAGAACACCACCTCTATCGTGTTCGACCTAGGATTTCTTGGCCTTGCCGTGCCGCATTCCAGCGTATTCGCCCGCCTCGTCTCTCTCTGGCTGTTTGGTGTCCATCTGCATGGCCCGTGCGAGCTTGGTGACGCTCTCTCCTCACCGCGGTGCCCATCCTTACGAGAACTCAAGATCCGCGATGCCTGGGGTCTTGGTAACTTCACCATCCACTCTGAGTCTCTCCTGCAAATGGAGCTGAATAACTTGTATGGCTTGCAGCAGCTCACTGTAGATGCGAAG AACAAAGGTCACCATCAATACCTGATGGAGGACATGACAAGGCTCCCTAACATTACACTCTTGACCCTGGATGTAATGACAAAAGGACATTCATTTGCAGCAAGCTTATTCCATATTCTCAGGATGTGTACTGGTGTAAGAAAGTTGGCTCTTGTCTTTCTTGGAAAACCTAGCAATCTGGAG GCACAAGTTACATGCCCATCAGGTTGCATTTGTGATCAACCCCTAAACTGGAAAAGCGAGGAACTCATATTAAATTGCCTCCAAGAAATAGAAATCAATGGGTTTGGAGGAACTGAACATGAAGTTGCTCTTGTGAAATTGTTATTCAATTGGGCAGCAGTGCTAAAAAAGATGACAATAGCTTTCCATTACTCAATTCCTAAAAGAAAGGCTGAGGAGTTGGGCCACATGTTACTAGGCTTCTCCAGCCCAGAAATATTGATGGACTTTTTGCATATCAAGTATTCTCGAGAAGGCGCATGCTCCACAAGGCTCCAACTTTCCCGTTCTTTTCAGTTTTTAGAAGCTTCAGGTGTGGAAAATCCTAATGCTGGCATGTAG